A window of the Branchiostoma floridae strain S238N-H82 chromosome 12, Bfl_VNyyK, whole genome shotgun sequence genome harbors these coding sequences:
- the LOC118427042 gene encoding E3 ubiquitin-protein ligase rnf213-alpha-like codes for MPHSPDTTEDHQIELSIDQVVTNICMPALKVWEEQRESIETGEITLEDVDKYFGGIMGRERDLLQEITKLSDHPSACWVKERAEQIRQYHLLGQYIEKAGRVNDVRRTYQLGGDFSSVETLLDSRNASFKMRPLRSMDDSVFNATSILAELTEATSDALNAFVLSKPLVEWMRKHTKDTKELKVFADLASISAGETDIEIDRVNMLLSAGIGYGPLIYDLKQDAGFPEMMQAAKRLETYLTQDPNLPKKLRDMKNHLAWLKHVQESHGSVEKSSLSQAEAINARGIYEIGHITQPKDLQEPLDAVVTLRLSQAEDDDDDDRHYSVSNLKTLQSKLMLIAGTADKGKEEVEKFVEVFNGVIRLGNVYLRLRRTGSVLFDRWTCILFCDPQKKVKARIDFGFGSSTLAGTEKDLVTEVTNLAKFMESCLEGWLEFVDFKRGVHPELNNFTTEQIVVLRRELANVLNGDAASSQALVLLDSIKTHCSVNDLKEAFSMIDLDDEMVDAIGGGSFEEKSEDDAPVTGALDREALLRELHNFVPRLSDDMAEAALKVSQRGNFNETLDEAIDWCINNYNNDELVQEILGQKEETTDARGQDLTEASPERSEEHDNSSRNVPGLAPLTNMSSLSELTRWFVTETKDRDE; via the exons ATGCCACATTCGCCCGACACGACAGAGGACCATCAAATAGAGCTCTCAATAGATCAGGTAGTCACCAACATTTGCATGCCAGCCCTTAAGGTGTGGGAGGAGCAACGTGAAAGCATAGAAACAGGAGAAATCACCTTAGAGGACGTCGACAAGTATTTCGGAGGCATAATGGGCAGGGAACGAGACTTGCTCCAAGAAATTACGAAGCTATCTGACCATCCCTCGGCCTGTTGGGTAAAGGAGAGAGCAGAACAGATCAGGCAATATCACCTGCTCGGGCAGTACATCGAGAAGGCCGGTCGTGTCAACGATGTCAGGCGGACCTATCAACTGGGAGGAGACTTCAGCTCGGTTGAAACTTTACTGGACTCT AGAAATGCATCCTTCAAAATGCGCCCACTGAGATCCATGGATGACTCTGTCTTCAATGCTACTTCGATTCTCGCTGAATTGACAGAAGCTACTTCAGATGCTCTCAATGCCTTCGTCCTGTCAAAACCTTTGGTGGAGTGGATGCGAAAACACACTAAAG aCACAAAAGAACTGAAGGTGTTTGCTGATCTAGCCAGCATATCGGCTGGGGAGACAGACATTGAGATCGACAGGGTGAACATGCTCCTGTCAGCAGGCATCGGCTACGGGCCTCTGATCTACGACCTCAAACAAGATGCTGGATTTCCTGAAATGATGCAGGCTGCCAAAAGGCTCGAGACATATCTGACACAGGACCCAAACCTACCAAAGAAATTG CGCGACATGAAGAACCATCTGGCGTGGCTTAAACACGTTCAAGAATCCCACGGATCCGTAGAAAAGTCGTCCCTCTCGCAAGCAGAGGCGATAAATGCCAGGGGCATCTACGAGATCGGCCACATTACCCAACCAAAGGACTTACag GAACCACTCGATGCCGTCGTTACATTACGACTCAGCCAGGCCGaggacgacgatgatgatgatcggCACTACAGTGTCAGTAACTTAAAGACACTCCAAAGCAAGCTCATGCTGATTGCAGGAACTGCCGACAAAGGGAAGGAAGAGGTGGAAAAGTTCGTTGAG GTATTCAACGGTGTCATTCGTCTTGGAAACGTGTACCTACGTCTGCGCAGAACTGGCTCCGTGCTCTTTGATAGGTGGACATGCATTCTGTTCTGCGATCCCCAGAAGAAAGTCAAAGCAAGAATCGATTTTGGCTTTGGTTCGTCAACTCTTGCTGGAACAGAAAAAGACCTTGTCACAGAGGTCACCAATCTCGCAAAGTTCATGGAGTCATGTCTGGAAGGCTGGCTTGAATTCGTCGACTTCAAAAGAGGTGTCCATCCGGAGCTTAACAACTTCACCACCGAGCAAATTGTGGTTCTTCGCAGGGAGCTAGCAAACGTTCTAAATGGCGACGCGGCATCCTCACAAGCACTTGTGTTGCTAGACAGTATCAAAACACACTGTTCGGTCAATGACCtgaaagaagccttctcaatgaTAGACCTCGATGACGAGATGGTGGATGCAATTGGCGGTGGATCCTTCGAGGAGAAAAGTGAAGACGACGCCCCTGTCACAGGCGCACTCGATAGGGAGGCACTCCTGAGAGAACTTCACAATTTCGTTCCAAGACTTTCAGACGACATGGCTGAAGCTGCTCTTAAAGTCTCCCAAAGAGGAAACTTCAATGAGACCCTTGATGAAGCCATCGATTGGTGCATTAACAACTACAACAATGACGAGCTGGTTCAAGAGATCCTTGGACAGAAGGAAGAAACCACAGACGCGAGAGGACAAGATTTAACAGAAGCAAGTCCAGAACGGTCCGAGGAGCACGATAATTCCAGCAGAAACGTTCCAGGGCTTGCCCCACTGACAAACATGTCCTCCCTGAGTGAACTCACGCGTTGGTTTGTTACGGAAACCAAAGACAGAGATGAGTGA